Part of the Bacillus solimangrovi genome, TTTACCACGTTCTGATACGAACTTACTTAAAAGAGCGACATCTTTATAATCGATGTGTGAAATACCGTTCGATGTGAAATAACACACTTTACGACGTCTACGTCCTCTACGTCCTCCTGCCATTGTTCATGACCTCCTTTATTGTTTATTTTATATTTTTCTCAAATCTTAAAATGGTAAATCATCATCTGAGATGTCGATTTTTTCTTCATCTCCAAATGGATTCGCATCATTCTTTCTTGAGAAGTCTGTATTATTTTGACGTTGTTGGTTCTGATTTGGGTTAAAACCGCCGCCAGTTGGACCAAAGTCCTGTTCATAAGATGGCGCTGATGACTGACCCGTTGCTCCCCTCGGCTCTAAGAACTGAACACTTTCAGCAACAACTTCTGTCATAAAAACTCGACGACCTTCTTGGTTGTCATAGCTACTTGTTTGGATGCGCCCGTCAACACCAGCAAGACTACCTTTTTTAAGATAGTTTGCAGCATTTTCAGCTTGGCGTCTCCAAACAACAACATTGATAAAGTCAGCATCCCGCTCACCTTGTTGATTTGTAAAGGTGCGGTTAACTGCCAATGTGAATTTCGCAACTGCGACACCACTTGGTGTATAACGCAATTCCGGATCCTTCGTTAGTCTGCCAACAAGCACGACACGATTCAACATCAGAACCACTCCTTCGAAATATTTACGGTTAAATCAATCACACAGGAAGATAAGGTGGATGCAAAGGTGCACCACACACCTTCTTCACTTGCGTGGTTAAATTATTATTCTTCTTCTTTAACAGCGATGTGACGAATGATATCTTCACTAATCTTAGCAAGACGGTCAAATTCCGAAATTGCTTCAGTGTTAGATTTGATGTTAACAACCACATAGTATCCATCTCTGTAATCGTTAATTTCGTAAGCTAAACGACGCTTACCCATTTCATTCACTTTTTCAATCTCCGCACCGTGGTTTGTAAGGATGCCATGGAAACGTTCCATTACTTCTTTCTTTGCATCGTCTTCAACGTTCGGGCGGATGATGTACATGATTTCGTAATTACGCATGTATGTCACCTCCTTTTGGACTTACGGCTCCTACTAAATAGGAGCAAGGAGCAAAATTCATTACTCACAATTGCATATTGTATCATAATGCTCCACATATGACAAGTTCACATTAAAGATTTGTCATATGAATATGGTAAGCTTTTATACGTTGAATCGGAAATGAATGACATCCCCATCTTGTACAATGTACTCTTTACCTTCTAAGCGTACGTTTCCATTTTCACGCGCAACAGTCATTGAACGAGCCTCTAGTAAATCATCATAAGAAACCGTTTCAGCACGAATGAAACCACGTTCAAAGTCTGTGTGAATAATTGCAGCGGCTTGTGGTGCTTTTATTCCTTTACGGAACGTCCACGCACGAACTTCTTGTTCACCCGCTGTAAAATATGTTGCTAATCCAAGCAACTGATATGCAGCTTTAATTAATTGATCTAATCCTGATTCCTTAATTCCTAAATCCTCAAGAAACATTTGTTTTTCTTCATCATCAAGCTCTGCAATTTCTGATTCAATCTTAGCGCATACGACAATTACTTCTGCATTCTCGTTATTTGCATAATCACGAATCATTTGCACATATTCATTACCCGATGGATCAACAACATCTTCTTCACTCACATTAGCTACATACAAAATAGGTTTGATCGTAAGCAAGTGAAGACCTTTAACAAGTTGCTGTTGTTCTTTTGTAAATTCAACAGCACGTGCAGGTTTTTCCTCTTCAAAAGCGTCTTTCAACTTCTTCAATACTTCGAATTCAAACATTGCTTCTTTATCTTTTTGACGAGCCATTTTTTCAACACGACTAATACGCTTGTCCACAGTATCAAGATCTGCAAGAATTAATTCAAGATTTATCGTTTCAATATCAGAAATTGGGTCTACCTTCCCTGAAACGTGTGTAATATCGTCATCTTTAAAACTACGAACTACATGACAAATTGCATCCACTTGACGAATATGAGATAAGAATTGATTTCCTAATCCCTCGCCTTTACTCGCACCCTTTACAATTCCAGCAATATCAGTAAATTCAAATGCAGTTGGAACTGTTTTTTTCGGGTTTACAAGCTCAGTGAGCTTCTCAAGTCGTTCATCTGGTACCTCAACAATACCTACATTGGGATCAATTGTGCAAAACGGATAGTTAGCTGATTCTGCTCCAGCTTGTGTAATTGCATTAAATAATGTTGATTTCCCTACATTTGGAAGACCAACAATACCTGCTGTCAACGCCATTATATCGTCACTCCTCTTTCATATTCCGAAACTAGTACATACTTTCACAATTATAGAAATAACCAATAAAAAGCGCAAGCGTTCTCTGCCAAACTTCCATAACGCTTGCGGTTCTTACATGACTTCTATTCACTTACATCAGCATACTTTAGAACTTTTCTCACTTTTCGTGTGAATTCTCTCCGTGGCATCATTACACTGTGCCCACAACCCTCACACTTAATTCTGATATCCATTCCCATTCGAATAATTTTCCACTCATTTACACCACAAGGATGCGGTTTCTTCATTTCTACTACATCATAAAGATTATATACTTTATCAGACATCTTAAGTCTCCTCCTAAAATTACTTCTCTTCCTAATGACCACACATGACGAAGTAAGAGTATTTTTATAATCATTATTCTGCTTGTAAAATAAAAAGCGCAAAACTCCTGCTTTTCAATGACAATTTGTCCGATTTTATAAGGAAATTATAACTCTATATTTTATCTTATCAATTATTATTTAAGAAGAATAGCGCTTCGAAAATGGATACAACAAAATCGACGCTAACATATATAAATTAACCAATCCATATAACGGATACAAGAACGAAATCAACGTCGAAAAACCAAACTTTGTTAATGGTAACATAAACAGTACAAATAAACCTGCTATAATCCAAGCTGGAGCCTTTAACAATTTTCTAAATCGAGAAATCAAACCAAAAATCCCTGAAGCAGCAGTCGTATAAATTGCTGCCCATAATAGAATCGACATAAATATTAACATTGAATATGGAAATTGCTTCAAAATTGCAAAGAGTGGAATTTCATATAATACAATTTCACTTGCTATATGTAATAACGATTCATTGTATAGAAAAGAGATCATTCCTAATGCAAGTCCACTACCTATACTTGCAATGAGAATCTCTCCTCGGTGTTTAATTTCCTTTCCTACAGCCGCTAATACTGCTACGAGTGGTAGAATGTTTAATGCAG contains:
- the ssb gene encoding single-stranded DNA-binding protein: MLNRVVLVGRLTKDPELRYTPSGVAVAKFTLAVNRTFTNQQGERDADFINVVVWRRQAENAANYLKKGSLAGVDGRIQTSSYDNQEGRRVFMTEVVAESVQFLEPRGATGQSSAPSYEQDFGPTGGGFNPNQNQQRQNNTDFSRKNDANPFGDEEKIDISDDDLPF
- a CDS encoding DUF951 domain-containing protein, encoding MSDKVYNLYDVVEMKKPHPCGVNEWKIIRMGMDIRIKCEGCGHSVMMPRREFTRKVRKVLKYADVSE
- the rpsF gene encoding 30S ribosomal protein S6, with protein sequence MRNYEIMYIIRPNVEDDAKKEVMERFHGILTNHGAEIEKVNEMGKRRLAYEINDYRDGYYVVVNIKSNTEAISEFDRLAKISEDIIRHIAVKEEE
- the rpsR gene encoding 30S ribosomal protein S18 is translated as MAGGRRGRRRRKVCYFTSNGISHIDYKDVALLSKFVSERGKILPRRVTGTSSKYQRKLTRAIKRARQMALLPYVND
- the ychF gene encoding redox-regulated ATPase YchF, coding for MALTAGIVGLPNVGKSTLFNAITQAGAESANYPFCTIDPNVGIVEVPDERLEKLTELVNPKKTVPTAFEFTDIAGIVKGASKGEGLGNQFLSHIRQVDAICHVVRSFKDDDITHVSGKVDPISDIETINLELILADLDTVDKRISRVEKMARQKDKEAMFEFEVLKKLKDAFEEEKPARAVEFTKEQQQLVKGLHLLTIKPILYVANVSEEDVVDPSGNEYVQMIRDYANNENAEVIVVCAKIESEIAELDDEEKQMFLEDLGIKESGLDQLIKAAYQLLGLATYFTAGEQEVRAWTFRKGIKAPQAAAIIHTDFERGFIRAETVSYDDLLEARSMTVARENGNVRLEGKEYIVQDGDVIHFRFNV